One segment of Clarias gariepinus isolate MV-2021 ecotype Netherlands chromosome 6, CGAR_prim_01v2, whole genome shotgun sequence DNA contains the following:
- the LOC128526845 gene encoding neurexophilin-2, which produces MRLLAWSLLILNQWILRKVHGLEKQVGKSLDYLELGAAGSVLKPVPYGGAGGGGIGAGGGVKPPFQTSRIFSSMDHTPMKPKPPTFGLPNPYDWARNQSQFLDQTGYHSKRKPPLKTAMKTKKIFGWGDFYFTVKTVKFNLLVTGKIVDHVNGTFTVYFRHNSSSLGNVTVSIVPPSKIVEFEVVQQQSTLHQPEIQFHQPHQSTIDPKDIKTFNCRVEYKKTNRSKKPKPCLYDPSQTCFTEHTQSNAAWLCAKPFKVICIFISFFSIDYKLVQKVCPDYNFQSEQPYFG; this is translated from the coding sequence GTTCATGGCCTGGAAAAGCAGGTTGGGAAATCTTTGGATTACCTGGAGCTAGGCGCAGCAGGGTCTGTCCTGAAGCCCGTTCCTTATGGTGGAGCTGGAGGAGGAGGCATTGGGGCAGGTGGAGGAGTTAAACCCCCATTCCAGACCTCCAGGATATTCTCCTCTATGGACCACACACCTATGAAACCCAAACCACCTACCTTCGGCTTACCAAACCCATACGATTGGGCCAGGAACCAGTCACAGTTCCTGGATCAGACAGGCTATCACTCGAAGCGCAAACCTCCCCTCAAAACCGCCATGAAGACCAAGAAGATCTTCGGCTGGGGCGACTTCTACTTCACCGTCAAAACAGTGAAGTTCAACCTGCTGGTGACAGGCAAGATCGTGGACCACGTCAATGGCACATTCACCGTCTACTTCCGCCACAACTCGTCAAGCCTCGGCAACGTGACTGTCAGCATCGTCCCACCTTCGAAGATAGTGGAGTTTGAGGTAGTCCAGCAGCAAAGCACTCTACATCAACCAGAGATTCAGTTTCACCAGCCTCACCAGTCAACCATCGATCCCAAAGACATCAAGACCTTTAACTGTCGTGTCGAGTATAAGAAGACCAACCGTTCCAAGAAGCCCAAACCGTGTCTGTATGATCCGTCTCAGACCTGTTTCACTGAACACACCCAATCCAATGCTGCCTGGCTTTGTGCCAAGCCCTTCAAAGTTATCTGCATCTTCATCTCCTTTTTCAGCATCGACTACAAGCTTGTGCAGAAGGTCTGTCCAGACTACAATTTTCAGAGTGAACAACCGTACTTTGGATGA